Below is a window of Yimella sp. cx-51 DNA.
GCATGTCGTCCCTGCGTCCAAACCGGGGTGGATCGAGCGGGCTTGGCAGCGGGTGGCCGAGGAGGTCGCAGCCGGGCACCAGGCCTACGTGGTCTGTCCGCGGATCGGCGACCAGGACGAACCCGAGGCACCTCTTGACGGCGATTACGACCTGGAGTCGTTCGGGTCGCTCGACGAGTCCGACCAGCCATCGCAGGAGAGGCCCGCCAAGCCGGAGTTGTCGTCCGTCGTTGCGACCCTTGACCGATTGCGTGCCGAGCCGGCCTTGGCCGGATTGCGGATCGAGATGCTGCACGGACGCATGACGCCGGAGGAGAAGGACGCCGTGATGGGCGAGTTCTCCGCGGGTCAGGTCGACGTGCTGGTCTCCACCACCGTCATCGAGGTGGGTGTCGACGTCCCGAATGCCACCGCGATGGTGATCCTCGACGCCGACCGCTTCGGCATCTCCCAGCTGCATCAGCTGCGCGGACGCGTGGGCCGAGGCAGTGGGGGAGGGCTCTGTCTGCTCGTCACGGCCACCGACAAGCCGGAGACGATGGAGCGGTTGAGCGCCGTCGCGGCCACCAACAACGGCTTCGAGTTGGCCGATCTCGACCTGTCGTTGCGCAGCGAAGGCGACATCTTGGGTGCCAGCCAGTCCGGTAAGCGAACCGGCCTGAAGCACCTGCGGCTGAGTCACCCCAAGGATGTCGAGCTGATCCAACTGGCTCGTGCCGATGCTGCCGAGCTGATCGCCGCCGACCCGACCCTGAGCACTCACCCCGCGCTTGCCGAGCTGATGACCCAGCGTTTGGATGAAGACCAGGTCGCCTTCCTGGAACGAGGCTGAATGACACGCATCATCGCCGGCACCGCCGGTGGACGACGACTGGCGACGCCGCCGGGCGATGGCACGCGCCCCACGAGCGAGCGGGTGCGCGAGGCGCTCTTCGCGCGCTTGGAGCACATGGCCGCGCTCCCCGGTGCGCATGTGCTCGACCTGTACGCCGGTTCGGGAGCGCTCGGCCTCGAGGCCGCCAGCCGCGGCGCAGCGTCGGTGACCCTGGTCGAACGTGATCGCAAGGCGTTGGCCGCGCTGCAGCGCAATGTGCGCGAGCTCGGTATTGCAGGGGTGACCGTGCGAGGCGAATCTGTCGAGAAAGTGGTCGGGGCCCTCGTCGCCCGCGAGTTCGATCTGGTGCTCATCGACCCGCCCTATGATCTGTCCGAGCACGACCTCGCCCAGGTGTTGGAGCGCCTGGCCGGCGGTTGGCTGGCGCAGGACGCCCTGCTGGTGGTGGAGCGCTCCACCCGGTCGGCCGAACCCATGTGGCCCGGAGATGTGTTGGTCATCGGGCCGAGGCGTTACGGGGAAACCACCGTGTGGTTCGCTGAATACGTTCCCGAGGGCGATGCGGCATGAGGTGGCGGCAACATGACTGAAGACGTGCGACGGGCAGTCTGCCCGGGTTCGTTCGACCCGATCACCGCGGGACATCTCGACGTGATCAACCGCGCCGCAGCGCTGTTCGACGAGGTGGTCGTGGCGGTCGTCTACAACCCCGACAAGCAGGGCACGTTCAGCCCCGCCGAGCGAGTCGAACTCATCGAAGCCTCCGTTGCCCACCTGCCCAATGTGCGTGCGCAGGCCTTCGGCAACCGCCTCGTCGTCGATGTCTGCCGCGAACTCGATGCCGGGGCCATGATCAAGGGCCTTCGCAACGAGACCGACTTCGGGTACGAACTCCCGATGGCCCAGATGAACCACGAAATGACCGGCGTGGAGACCTTGTTCCTGGCTGCCAGCCCCGCGGTGTCGCACTACTCGTCGTCCCTCATCCGGGTGTGCGCCCAACACGGCGCGGACGTCTCGGCGATGGTGCCCGAGCCGGTCGTGGCGCCGCTGGTGGAGCGGCTGCGTCCGGCGTCCGACTGAGGTCGCCTGCGAGTTTGGGGAATCCGGCCACCGGCCGGTAATCTTGTGAGTCGGTCTGCGTCGTCCGCGACGACCGGTCCGAACCACCAACACCCCACGATCACAGAAGAGTCATGCACCTCGATCCCCGTAACCCGCTCGTCCTGGACACCCGGGAACTGAGTCGGCGACCGGGAAACATGGCTCAGATCGACCGTGAGGTCGCGGCACCGGAGCACTTCGGCAACGACGTGATCGAGATCAAGCAGGGTGAGCCGATCGAGCTCGACTTGCGGATCGAATCGGTGATGGAGGGCGTTCTGGTCTCCGGTTCGGCTCGGGCAACGGCGACCGGTGCCTGCGTGCGGTGCCTGGATCCCGTCCACGAAGAAGTGGACGTGGAGTTTCAGGAGCTGTTCGCCTACGCCGATCGTGCGGCCCACCACCAAGAGGTGGCCGGCGACGACGAAGACCTGCAGACGCTGGACGGCGACCTCGCTGATCTGGAGCCTGTGTTGCGTGACGCGGTAGTGCCCACACTGCCGTTCCAGCCGGTGTGTCAACCTGACTGCCCGGGCCTTTGCTCCGAATGCGGAGCGCGCCTGGCGGACGACCCGACGCACCACCATGATGTGATCGACCCCCGATGGTCGGCGCTCGCCGGATTGACCGACGAGACCGAGAACAACGAGAAGAGGAACTGACGTGGCTGTCCCGAAGCGGAAGATGTCGCGCTCCAACACCCGTTCGCGTCGCGCGAACTGGAAGGCTGCGCCGGTCGCCACCACGACCTGCCCCAACTGCAGCGCCCCGGCGCAGGCTCACATGGCGTGCCCCTCGTGCGGCACCTACAAGGGTCGGCACTACAGCGCCGCGGAGCAGACCTCGCACCAGGCCTGAGACGCCTGATCGACGTGAGTTCGTCGAAAAGGGCAGCCTCTGCGAAGGCTTCGCAGCGGCCCGTCGGTGCCCTCGCCACCCTGCTGACGCAGATCAGTGGTGCGGTGATCGACGAGCCGCTGCTTTTGCGTGCCCTGACCCATCGCTCGTACGCCTACGAGAACGGCAACCTGCCGCACAACGAACGCCAGGAGTTCCTGGGCGACGCTGTGCTCGGCCTGGTCGTCACCCAGGCTCTGTACCGCCTGCACCCCGACCTACCCGAGGGGCAATTGGCGAAGTTCCGTGCCTCGGTGGTGAACGCCCGTGCGCTGGCCGGGGTCGGCCGACAGATCGATCTGGGCGGATACATCCTTCTCGGACGCGGTGAGTTGGCAACCGGTGGGCGCGACAAGGATTCGATCCTGGCCGACACCGTCGAGGCCGTGATCGGCACGGTCTACCTGTGTGGCGGTCTGGAGCCCAGCGAGCGATTCGTCCACCACCTCGTCGACGAGTTGATCGGGCAGGCCTCCGGTCTCGGCGCAGGTCTGGACTGGAAGACCTCACTGCAGGAACTCGCCGCCACGCGTGCGCTCGGCGCGCCCAGCTATTCGGTGACTGACGAAGGTCCTGACCACGACAAGGTGTTCACCGCCTCGGTGCTACTGGGTGGCGAAGTGCTCGGCACCGGGGTCGGCCGCAACAAGAAGGCCGCCGAACAGATCGCTGCGGAAGTCGCCTGGAAGGCGCTCAAGGAGCAGACTCCGACACCGGACGGGCCGACGGTTGCCTGAACTGCCCGAGGTCGAGGTCGTGCGCCGTGGGGTGGCCGAGCATGTCGTCGGCCGCCGCATCGAACGGGCGGAGATCCTCGGTGCTCGGGTGGCGCGCCGTCATGAAGCCGGCCCGGCTGCGCTCGGTGCAGCGCTCACCGGCGTCCGGGTGCAAGCGGCCCGCCGGCGCGGTAAGTACCTCTGGATGGACCTCGACGACGGCGAGGCACTGGTCGTCCACCTCGGCATGAGCGGCCAACTGTTAGTGGAGGAGCCTGACGCTCCCCGCGAGAAGCACTGCCACGCGATGTTCGACCTCGACGACGAACGGCAGTTACGTTTCGTCGATCAGCGCACCTTCGGCGGTCTCCAACTCGTCGCCTTGGCTCAGGACGAACATTCGGATGCGTTGATACCCACCGTGATTCGCCACATAGCCCCGGATCCGTTGGAGCCGGTCTTCGATGTGCGGGGCACCGTGCGCCGGATGCGCCGCAAGCACACGCAGATCAAACGGGCACTGCTCGATCAGACGCTCGTCTCCGGCATCGGCAACATCTACGCCGACGAAGCCCTGTGGCGCACCAAGCTGCACGGCGAGCGGCTCACCGACAAGGTCACGGCTGCGACGTCCACCGAACTGCTCGGCCACGCCACCCAGGTGATGCGCGAGGCGCTCGGTCAAGGCGGCACCAGCTTCGATTCGCTCTACGTGAACGTCAACGGCGCTAGCGGCTACTTCGACCGATCACTCAACGCCTACGGCCGGGCCGGACGTGAATGCCGCCGCTGCGGCGCGTTGATGGTGCGCGAGAACTTCATGAACCGTGGTTCGTTCTCGTGCCCGGTCTGCCAGCCACGTCCGCGGATCGTGCGCAGCTAACCGACCAAAAGCAGGCACGCCGACGCTACCTACTTCCCCTTAGTGGTAGCGACAGGTCCGTACAGAATGCTTTCGTTGGTCAGGAGTGCCATGGTCAGCCCGGTTTGTCATGATGAACGACATGGGATGGAACAAGAAGGCTGTCCGTGGGCTCGTAGCGTGCGCAGCAGGCGCGACCCTGCTCGCCGGATGCGGCGGATCAGACGACGGAACACGCGCTTCCGCGCTGGATCAATCCGGCGCTGCGCCATCCAACAGCAGCGTGGCGGACGACCGGTGTACAGGAGAAACCGTCGGCACGCTGCCCGCTCCGACGGCTTGGGGAAACACCGCGAAGGTGTCGGTCAAGGACCAGCCGATGGCCATTCGGATCGCCAAACCGGTTGAAGGTGGTAGTGGCGCGGTGTCGCTGCCGGTGTCGCTCAAGTCGCTCAGCGGGCCGACGGTGATGTTCCCGCTCACCACCGTGCAGTTGGTCGACGAAGCGGGACGACTGTGCGAAGGGAGCACCGGTGCGCTGACCGCCATCGTCGTTCCCGGCAAGGTGAGCACCGACAAGCGAGACTTCGCGTTACCCGCTCGGGTCGATGCGACCACGGTGCGGGCCGTCGTGATGGACGCCTCGGGTAAGGCGCAGGCAGTCTTTGCGGCGTCCGGGGCGACTGATGCTCCTGCGCCGGCTGCCAACGCTTGCACTGGTCAAGCCGCCCCCACTGCAGCGCGTCCGATCGCTTTCGGCCAGCCTGCGACGCTGACCCAACAGGGGCGGGCCGTCGGCGCACTCACCGTGAGCAAACCGGTGCTGAAAAAGGGCAAGCCGGACGAGGACCATGACGTCGTCCAAGTGCCGCTCAAGCTGACCAGCGATTTCCTCGTGAACTTCTACGCCAAGGCGCTGACGCTGGTCGACAGCGGCGCTCGCACCTGTCCGGCTGCACCCGATCCCATTACCGGTGGCCCGTCTCTCTTCGCGATCATCGCCTATCAGGGCGGCGGTGCCACGACCAAGACGGTGGAGTTCCAGGTGCCGCGTGGCTTTGCCGGGGTGGATGGCATGAGCGTTCGGTTCAAGGACGACACCTACGGCGCAGCAGCCTGGAAGTAGGCGATGTGGCGCGCCCGGTGTCGGGGCGCGCGGTTAGGGTGATCGGGTGACTCCCACCCCGCTCGCGCTGCCCGCTCACGACGCCCTCGAATGGCTGACCGACCGCTGTGACGGCGGCCTCGACGACGCCCGGTCGCTCGTCGAACGACTCAAGCAGGGGCCGGTGACTGACGTGCTGGCCACGTGGAACGCGGTGCAGATCGAACTCGGTAATGCCGCGGCTGCGGCATCGTTGTTCTCCGAGGTGCACCCGGACGCCGCCGTGCGCGAAGCGGCGGACGAGGCGATGCAGCGCGTCGACGCCTACTCCACCGAACTCGGTCTCGACAGTGAGCTCTTCGCCGTCCTCGACGCCGCACACCCGGGCGATGACACCGACGCGCAGCGGCTGCTTGAGCTCACCCGCCGCGACTTCCGCCGCGCCGGTGTCGACAAGTCGGAGGCCGACCGCGAACGCCTGCGGGAGTTGGCACAGGAGGAGTTGAAGGCCGGGCAGGAGTTCGGCAAGAACATCCGCGAGGGCACCCGGTTGATCACCGTGCGACCCGAGCAGCTCGCCGGGATGCCGCAGGATTGGATCGATGCCCATCCGGCAGGGGACGGTGGTCAGGTGACGGTCACGACCGACTATCCCGACTCGGTGCCGCTGATGACCTTCTGCGCCGACCGCTCGGTGCGCGAGGCGATGGTGCGCGAGCGCCAGAACATCGCGTGGCCGGCGAATGACGCTGTGCTGCAACGGCTTTTCGCTCTTCGGCAGGAGCACGCGGAGTTACTCGGTTACGACAACTGGGCCGACTTCGACGCCGAGGTCAAGATGATCGGCGACGGCAAGGAGATCCGCACGTTCATCGACAAGATCACCGAGGCCGCGACTGAGCGTGCTCTCGCTGACAAGCAGGTGTTGCTCGATCGGCTGCACCAGGACCACCCGGACGTCGAAGACGTCACCGCTGTCGACACGACGTACTACAGCGAGGTCGTCCGCAAGGAACAACACGACGTCGACGCCCAACTGACGCGCACCTACTTCCGCTTCGACAACGTGCGCCAGGGGTTGCTCGATGTGACAGGTCGGTTGTTCGGCCTGGAATGGCGGGCTGTGCCCGACGCTCCGGTCTGGCACCAGGAAGTGACCGGTTACGACGTGCTCAAGGACGGCGAGCGCATCGGCCGCATCTACCTCGACCTGCACCCGCGTGAAGGCAAGTTCAAGCACGCGGCGCAGTTCACGCTGGTCAGCGGTGTCGACGGGGTGCAACTGCCCGAGGGAGTGCTGGTCTGCAACTTCAGCCGCGGGCTCATGGAGCACGACGAAGTCGTCACGCTCTTCCACGAGTTCGGTCACCTCGTGCACCACGTGGTCGGCGGACAGCAGCAGAAGTGGTCGCGCTTCTCCGGCGTGGCCACGGAGTGGGACTTCGTCGAGGCGCCCAGCCAGATGCTGGAGGAATGGGCCTGGGACGCAAGCGTGCTGGCGTCCTTCGCCACCAACGACAAGGGTGAGCCGATCCCTGCCGACCTCGTCGCACGGATGAAGGAAGCAGACGAATTCGGCAAGGGCTTCCTGGCCCGCACGCAGATGTTCTACGCCGCTGTCTCCGTGGGCTTGCACGTCGATCGGCCCAGAGACATCACCGAATACCTGCAGCAGACCCAGCGCACGTATTCCGTTTTCCCGCCGCTGCCCGACAGTCACTTCCACTGCTCATTTGGTCACCTCGACGGATACAGCTCCGGGTATTACACCTACATGTGGTCGCTGGTGATCGCCAAGGACATGTTCAGCGCGTTCGACGAGCACGACCTCTTCGCGCCGGAGGTGGCCACGCGCTACCGCGATCGCGTGCTCGGAATGGGCGGACGCAAGGACGCCGCAGATCTGGTCGAAGACTTCCTCGGCCGTCCCTACACCTTCGATGCTTACGCAGAATGGCTGGCGAAATGATCGAGTTGAGGTCGGCCTCGGAACTGGAGGCCATGCGTCCGGCCGGGCGGTTGGTGGCCGAAGTGCTGACTGCGTTGCAGGAAAAGGCGGCTGTCGGCGTCAACCTGCTCGAGCTGGATGCATTGGCGCACAAGATGATTCGTGCTGCTGGTGGTGAGTCGTGCTACATCGACTATCACCCGAGTTTCGGCGGCAGTCCCTTCGGAAAGGTGCTGTGCACCAGTGTCAACGACGCGGTGTTGCACGGACTCCCGCACGATTACGTGCTGGCCGACGGTGACCTGTTGTCGGTCGACTTCGCGGCGTCCGTGGACGGTTGGGTGAGCGATTCCGCCTTGTCGCTGGTGGTCGGCACCGCGCGTCCCCAGGATCTGAAGATGATCGAGACGACCGAGCAGGCGCTCGCTGCAGGCATCGCCGCTGCGACGGTGGGTAACCGCCTGGGCGACATCTCGGCGGCCATCGCGCAGGTCTGCCACGCCGCCGGTTACACGGTGAACACCCAGTTCGGCGGTCACGGAGTCGGTCGCACCATGCACGGCGAGCCGCACGTGCCCAACAACGGTCGCGCTGGGCGTGGGCTCAAGCTGCAGCCGGGTCTGGTCATTGCGATCGAGCCCTGGTTGATGCAGAGCACCGACGAGATCTACACCGACGACGACGGTTGGACCCTCCGTAGTGCCGACGGCTCGCGTGGGGCGCACAGCGAACACACGATCGCGGTCACTCCGGATGGTCCGCTGGTGCTGACGGCGAGAAGCTGAGCAGTCGGGGTACGCCCCGGTAAGGTGCACTGACCGCACCCTCCAGCCCAAGGAACCGCCACTCGTGTACGTCAAGAGCCTCACTCTGAAGGGCTTCAAGTCCTTCGCCTCGGCGACGACGATGAAGCTGGAACCAGGCATCACCTGCATCGTCGGGCCCAACGGCTCCGGCAAGAGCAATGTGGTGGACGCGCTCGCCTGGGTGATGGGGGAGCAGGGCGCCAAGAGTCTGCGCGGCGGGAAGATGGAAGACGTCATCTTTGCCGGCACACCCAACCGTCCGGCGCTGGGCCGCGCTGAGGTCTCGCTGACGATCGACAACACCGACGGTGCGTTGCCGATCGACTACACCGAGGTGACGATCACCCGCACGATGTTCAAGGGCGGTGGCTCCGACTACTCCATCAATGGCACCAGTTGCCGACTGCTCGACATCCAGGAACTGCTCTCCGACAGCGGAATCGGCCGCGAGATGCACGTCATCGTCGGGCAGGGGCAGCTCGACACAGTGCTTCGAGCAACTCCCGAGGAACGACGCGGGTTCATCGAGGAAGCTGCTGGCGTCCTGAAACACCGCAAGCGCAAGGAACGCGCGCTGCGCAAGCTGGAGCAGATGGAGGGCAACCTCACCCGCGTCGGCGACCTCACCACCGAGATCCGTAGGCAGCTGGGTCCGCTGGGGCGGCAGGCGGAGACGGCCCGCAAGGCATCGGTGATCCAGGCCGACGTCCGCGACGCGCGATTGCGACTGTTGGCCGACGACCTCGTGCAGCTCACCACCACCCTCGAACAGGAAGTCGCCGACGAGACGGCCCTGCTGGAGCAACAGAAGCGGGTGCAGGAACGCCTCGCGACAGCTCAACGCACGCTGGACGAACTGGAGAACGAGGCGCGTGAGGCGGCGCCTGAGCAGGCACGCATCCAGGATCAGTGGTTCGCGCTGTCGTCCTTGAAGGAGCGGGTCGAGGCCACCGCGAGCCTGTCGGCCGAACGGGTGCGCCTGATGGCCGACGACGAGGCACACGAGCAGCAGGCCGGTTCAGGTCGTGACCCGGAGAAGTTGCGTGCCCAGGCGGTGCAGGCCCGCGAAGAGCTCCAGCGGCTGAACGACCAGATCGACCAGGCGAAGGCGGCCCTGCAGGAAGCGGTGCAGCGCAAGCACGACCTGGAGAACGCGCACAACGCCGAGCAGCAGCGCCTCACCAAGCTCGCCCGGGCCGCCGCCGATCGCCGCGAGGGCCTGGCGAAGTTGGAGGGGCAGGTGGCCGCCCGCCGCAGCCGCATCGACGCCGGCGAGGCGGAGCTGGGCCGCATGAGTACAACTGCCGACGAGATCGCCGCCCGCGTTGCGTCCATCGAGAAAGAACACCGGGCGCTCGAATCGACCATCGCGCAGGACGAGGAAGGCGAAGAGGGCCTCGACGCCCTTTACGACGACGCCGAAGCCCGGATGGAGAAGGTGCGCGGAGAGTGGGAGGCAGCCAAGGAACAACTCGCTGCCGCCGAAAGGGAACGCTCCAACCACCAAGCCCGGGTGGAGGCACTGGAGATCAGCCTGACCCGCAAGGACGGCGCTGCTCACCTTTTGGAGCACGAGCAGCGTGCCGGAGTGCGGGGCTCCCTGACCGAGCTCCTGCGCGTACAACCGGGTCACGAAGCAGCGATTGCAGCGGCCCTCGGCTGGGCTGCCGACGCCGTGGTCGTCGACGACCTCGACGCTGGAGCCGCCGCGCTCGGCCGACTGCGCGCTGACGACGCGGGCCGGGCGACCCTGGTGGTGGCCGGCTCTCGGCCGGGGTCAGACACCCGTGCTGTGCCGGAGCTGCCAGAGAGTGCCCGCTGGGCCCACGAGGTCGTCGATGCGCCGGACGACTTGTTGCACTCGGTGGGCGATCTCCTGGCCGGTGTCGCCCTTGTTGGGGACGACGAATCGGCCAAGAGCCTTGTCGCTCAACACTCCTCGGTCATCGCGGTCACGCCTGAGGGTGATGTCTTCGCGCCGGGTTATGTGCGAGGCGGATCGGCCGCTGCTCCGTCGCTGCTGGAGATCCAGGCCGCTGTGGACGAGAGCCGAGCCCGAGTGGAGGAAGCAACCCGACAGGGTCAGCAGGCCCAGTTCGCGGTCGAGAAGGCACGCGTAGCCGTCGAGGCAGTCCAGGTCGAGCTTGATGCTGCCCTGGAGCAACTCAACGCCTCCGACGCGCGCATGTCATCGGTCGCTGAACAACTCAGCCAACTCGGGCACAACCTGCGAAGCGCACGCGCGGAGCACGAGCGACTCACCTCCGGCCGGTCGGGGGTGGAGCAGAACCTCCAGACCGCGCGCACTGAACTCCAAGCGCTGGAGCAGCGCCTCGCGGACGCGCAGGCGGCTCCCGAAGAAGCCGAACCGACGACGGACGAACGCGACCGGCTCGCCGCGGAAGCCGCTGCGGCTCGTAGCCGGGAGACGGACGTCCGGTTGTCGTTGCGCACCAAGGAGGAGCAGGCCCGCTCGCTCGCAGGGCGTGCCGATGGGCTCGAAGCTGCAGCCCGCTCGGAGTTGGAAGCACGCGAGAAGGCGCGGCTGCGCCGGGAGAAGCGGGCCCGCGAGATCGCCACGGCCCGCACCGTCAACACGGCAGCCGGTGAATTGGCCGGACATGTCGCCCAGGTGCTGTCGATCGCGGCCGCACGTCGTGCTGAAGCCGACCGGGCCCGCACCGTCCGAGACCAGGCGCTGACCCAGCACCGCAAGGACGTCAGCGCGATCAACGAGGAGTTGCGGGTGCTGACCGACACCGTGCACCGCGACGAAGTGGCCAGGGCGCAGCAGCGCCTGCGGATCGAAGCGATGCAGACCAAGGCGATCGAAGAATTGGGTATCGATCCCGAGGTGCTGGTCGAGGAGTTCGGCCCGCATCAACCGATTCCGCACATCCCGGGTCCGGACGACGACCCCGACAACCTTCCTGAGCCCACCGCCTTCGTGCGCGACGTGCAGGAAAAGCGGCTTCGCTCGGCCGAACGCAAGCTCGGTCAACTCGGACGGGTCAACCCGCTCGCGTTGGAGGAGTTCGCGGCGCTGGAGGAGCGTCACAAGTTCCTCATCGAACAACTCGAAGACCTGCGCAACTCCAAGCGCGATCTGCTCGACATCGTCGACGAGGTCGACCGGCGCGTCGAAGAAGCCTTCGCCAGTGCGTTCGAGGACACCGCGCGTGAATTCGAGGGCGTCTTCTCCCGGCTGTTCCCCGGAGGCGAGGGGCGACTCACGCTGACCGACCCCGACAACATGCTGACGACCGGGCTCGAGGTGGAGGCCCGCCCGCCCGGCAAGAAGATCAAGCGGCTGTCGCTGCTTTCCGGTGGGGAGCGCTCGCTGGTGGCGGTCGCGCTGCTGGTGTCGATCTTCAAGGCACGCCCCAGCCCCTTCTACATCATGGACGAGGTCGAGGCCGCCCTTGACGATGCCAACCTCGGCCGGTTGATCACTCTCTTCGAGGAGTTGCGCGACTCCAGCCAGCTCATCGTCATCACCCACCAGAAGCGGACGATGGAGGTCGCCGACGCGCTCTACGGCGTCTCGATGCGGGGCGATGGCGTGACCAATGTGGTGAGTCAACGGATGAGCGATGTGAGGCCCGATTCGGCTGCAAGCTGATCGTTCACCGGCGATTGGCTGAGATCTTGCTCACGATCACCCAAAAATCACCGAAATGTCACCGTTTTCTGGCGTTTCGAGTTGGTCGGAATCCAGACCGTCAGAGACACTGAGCACATGCTCTGGCTGATCCTCGCTCTCGTCGTCGGTGT
It encodes the following:
- the map gene encoding type I methionyl aminopeptidase, translating into MIELRSASELEAMRPAGRLVAEVLTALQEKAAVGVNLLELDALAHKMIRAAGGESCYIDYHPSFGGSPFGKVLCTSVNDAVLHGLPHDYVLADGDLLSVDFAASVDGWVSDSALSLVVGTARPQDLKMIETTEQALAAGIAAATVGNRLGDISAAIAQVCHAAGYTVNTQFGGHGVGRTMHGEPHVPNNGRAGRGLKLQPGLVIAIEPWLMQSTDEIYTDDDGWTLRSADGSRGAHSEHTIAVTPDGPLVLTARS
- a CDS encoding DUF177 domain-containing protein, whose protein sequence is MAQIDREVAAPEHFGNDVIEIKQGEPIELDLRIESVMEGVLVSGSARATATGACVRCLDPVHEEVDVEFQELFAYADRAAHHQEVAGDDEDLQTLDGDLADLEPVLRDAVVPTLPFQPVCQPDCPGLCSECGARLADDPTHHHDVIDPRWSALAGLTDETENNEKRN
- the rsmD gene encoding 16S rRNA (guanine(966)-N(2))-methyltransferase RsmD yields the protein MTRIIAGTAGGRRLATPPGDGTRPTSERVREALFARLEHMAALPGAHVLDLYAGSGALGLEAASRGAASVTLVERDRKALAALQRNVRELGIAGVTVRGESVEKVVGALVAREFDLVLIDPPYDLSEHDLAQVLERLAGGWLAQDALLVVERSTRSAEPMWPGDVLVIGPRRYGETTVWFAEYVPEGDAA
- the smc gene encoding chromosome segregation protein SMC, giving the protein MYVKSLTLKGFKSFASATTMKLEPGITCIVGPNGSGKSNVVDALAWVMGEQGAKSLRGGKMEDVIFAGTPNRPALGRAEVSLTIDNTDGALPIDYTEVTITRTMFKGGGSDYSINGTSCRLLDIQELLSDSGIGREMHVIVGQGQLDTVLRATPEERRGFIEEAAGVLKHRKRKERALRKLEQMEGNLTRVGDLTTEIRRQLGPLGRQAETARKASVIQADVRDARLRLLADDLVQLTTTLEQEVADETALLEQQKRVQERLATAQRTLDELENEAREAAPEQARIQDQWFALSSLKERVEATASLSAERVRLMADDEAHEQQAGSGRDPEKLRAQAVQAREELQRLNDQIDQAKAALQEAVQRKHDLENAHNAEQQRLTKLARAAADRREGLAKLEGQVAARRSRIDAGEAELGRMSTTADEIAARVASIEKEHRALESTIAQDEEGEEGLDALYDDAEARMEKVRGEWEAAKEQLAAAERERSNHQARVEALEISLTRKDGAAHLLEHEQRAGVRGSLTELLRVQPGHEAAIAAALGWAADAVVVDDLDAGAAALGRLRADDAGRATLVVAGSRPGSDTRAVPELPESARWAHEVVDAPDDLLHSVGDLLAGVALVGDDESAKSLVAQHSSVIAVTPEGDVFAPGYVRGGSAAAPSLLEIQAAVDESRARVEEATRQGQQAQFAVEKARVAVEAVQVELDAALEQLNASDARMSSVAEQLSQLGHNLRSARAEHERLTSGRSGVEQNLQTARTELQALEQRLADAQAAPEEAEPTTDERDRLAAEAAAARSRETDVRLSLRTKEEQARSLAGRADGLEAAARSELEAREKARLRREKRAREIATARTVNTAAGELAGHVAQVLSIAAARRAEADRARTVRDQALTQHRKDVSAINEELRVLTDTVHRDEVARAQQRLRIEAMQTKAIEELGIDPEVLVEEFGPHQPIPHIPGPDDDPDNLPEPTAFVRDVQEKRLRSAERKLGQLGRVNPLALEEFAALEERHKFLIEQLEDLRNSKRDLLDIVDEVDRRVEEAFASAFEDTAREFEGVFSRLFPGGEGRLTLTDPDNMLTTGLEVEARPPGKKIKRLSLLSGGERSLVAVALLVSIFKARPSPFYIMDEVEAALDDANLGRLITLFEELRDSSQLIVITHQKRTMEVADALYGVSMRGDGVTNVVSQRMSDVRPDSAAS
- the coaD gene encoding pantetheine-phosphate adenylyltransferase, coding for MTEDVRRAVCPGSFDPITAGHLDVINRAAALFDEVVVAVVYNPDKQGTFSPAERVELIEASVAHLPNVRAQAFGNRLVVDVCRELDAGAMIKGLRNETDFGYELPMAQMNHEMTGVETLFLAASPAVSHYSSSLIRVCAQHGADVSAMVPEPVVAPLVERLRPASD
- the mutM gene encoding bifunctional DNA-formamidopyrimidine glycosylase/DNA-(apurinic or apyrimidinic site) lyase; translated protein: MPELPEVEVVRRGVAEHVVGRRIERAEILGARVARRHEAGPAALGAALTGVRVQAARRRGKYLWMDLDDGEALVVHLGMSGQLLVEEPDAPREKHCHAMFDLDDERQLRFVDQRTFGGLQLVALAQDEHSDALIPTVIRHIAPDPLEPVFDVRGTVRRMRRKHTQIKRALLDQTLVSGIGNIYADEALWRTKLHGERLTDKVTAATSTELLGHATQVMREALGQGGTSFDSLYVNVNGASGYFDRSLNAYGRAGRECRRCGALMVRENFMNRGSFSCPVCQPRPRIVRS
- the rnc gene encoding ribonuclease III; this translates as MSSSKRAASAKASQRPVGALATLLTQISGAVIDEPLLLRALTHRSYAYENGNLPHNERQEFLGDAVLGLVVTQALYRLHPDLPEGQLAKFRASVVNARALAGVGRQIDLGGYILLGRGELATGGRDKDSILADTVEAVIGTVYLCGGLEPSERFVHHLVDELIGQASGLGAGLDWKTSLQELAATRALGAPSYSVTDEGPDHDKVFTASVLLGGEVLGTGVGRNKKAAEQIAAEVAWKALKEQTPTPDGPTVA
- a CDS encoding M3 family metallopeptidase produces the protein MTPTPLALPAHDALEWLTDRCDGGLDDARSLVERLKQGPVTDVLATWNAVQIELGNAAAAASLFSEVHPDAAVREAADEAMQRVDAYSTELGLDSELFAVLDAAHPGDDTDAQRLLELTRRDFRRAGVDKSEADRERLRELAQEELKAGQEFGKNIREGTRLITVRPEQLAGMPQDWIDAHPAGDGGQVTVTTDYPDSVPLMTFCADRSVREAMVRERQNIAWPANDAVLQRLFALRQEHAELLGYDNWADFDAEVKMIGDGKEIRTFIDKITEAATERALADKQVLLDRLHQDHPDVEDVTAVDTTYYSEVVRKEQHDVDAQLTRTYFRFDNVRQGLLDVTGRLFGLEWRAVPDAPVWHQEVTGYDVLKDGERIGRIYLDLHPREGKFKHAAQFTLVSGVDGVQLPEGVLVCNFSRGLMEHDEVVTLFHEFGHLVHHVVGGQQQKWSRFSGVATEWDFVEAPSQMLEEWAWDASVLASFATNDKGEPIPADLVARMKEADEFGKGFLARTQMFYAAVSVGLHVDRPRDITEYLQQTQRTYSVFPPLPDSHFHCSFGHLDGYSSGYYTYMWSLVIAKDMFSAFDEHDLFAPEVATRYRDRVLGMGGRKDAADLVEDFLGRPYTFDAYAEWLAK
- the rpmF gene encoding 50S ribosomal protein L32 codes for the protein MAVPKRKMSRSNTRSRRANWKAAPVATTTCPNCSAPAQAHMACPSCGTYKGRHYSAAEQTSHQA